One region of Nycticebus coucang isolate mNycCou1 chromosome 10, mNycCou1.pri, whole genome shotgun sequence genomic DNA includes:
- the PTPN7 gene encoding tyrosine-protein phosphatase non-receptor type 7 isoform X1 — protein MVLACGGRSRAQPLTLSLGAAMTQPPPTKVPAKKHVRLQERRGSNVALMLDVRSLGAVEPICSVNTPREVTLHFLRTAGHPLTRWALQHQPPSPKQLEEEFLKIPSNFVSPEDLDIPGHASKDRYKTILPNPQSRVCLGREQSQEDGDYINANYIRGYDGQEKVYIATQGPMPNTVSDFWEMVWQEEVSTIVMLTQLREGKEKCVHYWPTEEETYGPFRIRIQDMKEHAEYTVRQLTIQHQEECRSVKHVLFSAWPDHQTPESARPLLRLVAEVEESPEEASHTRPIVVHCSAGIGRTGCFIATRIGCQQLKTRGEVDILGIVCQLRLDRGGMIQTAEQYQFLHHTLALYAAQLPEEPSP, from the exons ATGGTCCTGGCCTGTGGGGGGCGCTCCAGAGCACAGCCGCTGACCTTGTCTTTGGGGGCAGCCATGACCCAGCCTCCACCCACCAAAGTGCCAGCCAAGAAGCATGTGCGGCTCCAGGAGAG GCGGGGCTCCAATGTGGCTCTGATGCTGGACGTGCGGTCCTTGGGAGCCGTGGAGCCCATCTGCTCAGTGAACACACCCCGGGAGGTCACCCTGCACTTTCTACGCACAGCTGGACACCCCCTTACCCGCTGGGCTCTGCAACACCAACCACCCAGCCCCAAGCAGCTGGAGGAAGAATTCTTG AAGATTCCTTCAAATTTTGTCAGCCCCGAAGACCTGGATATCCCTGGCCACGCCTCCAAGGACCGATATAAGACCATCTTGCCAA ATCCCCAGAGCCGTGTCTGTCTTGGTCGGGAACAGAGCCAGGAGGATGGAGACTACATTAATGCCAACTACATTCGA GGTTATGATGGGCAGGAGAAGGTCTACATTGCAACCCAAGGCCCCATGCCCAACACAGTGTCGGACTTCTGGGAGATGGTATGGCAAGAAGAAGTATCCACCATTGTCATGCTCACTCAGCTCCGAGAGGGCAAGGAG AAATGTGTCCACTATTGGCCCACAGAAGAGGAAACCTATGGACCCTTCCGGATCCGCATCCAGGACATGAAAGAGCATGCAGAATACACTGTGCGGCAGCTCACCATCCAG CATCAGGAAGAGTGCCGGTCAGTAAAGCACGTCCTCTTCTCTGCCTGGCCTGACCACCAGACTCCAGAATCAGCTCGACCCCTGCTGCGCTTGGTGGCTGAGGTGGAGGAGAGCCCAGAGGAAGCTTCCCACACCAGGCCTATTGTGGTCCACTGCAG TGCAGGGATTGGCCGGACTGGCTGCTTCATCGCCACCCGAATTGGCTGTCAACAGCTGAAGACCCGAGGGGAAGTGGACATTCTGGGCATCGTGTGCCAACTGCGGCTAGACAG AGGGGGTATGATCCAGACTGCAGAGCAATACCAGTTCCTGCATCATACTTTGGCCTTGTATGCAGCCCAGCTGCCCGAGGAGCCCAGCCCCTGA
- the PTPN7 gene encoding tyrosine-protein phosphatase non-receptor type 7 isoform X2 — MVLACGGRSRAQPLTLSLGAAMTQPPPTKVPAKKHVRLQERRGSNVALMLDVRSLGAVEPICSVNTPREVTLHFLRTAGHPLTRWALQHQPPSPKQLEEEFLIPSNFVSPEDLDIPGHASKDRYKTILPNPQSRVCLGREQSQEDGDYINANYIRGYDGQEKVYIATQGPMPNTVSDFWEMVWQEEVSTIVMLTQLREGKEKCVHYWPTEEETYGPFRIRIQDMKEHAEYTVRQLTIQHQEECRSVKHVLFSAWPDHQTPESARPLLRLVAEVEESPEEASHTRPIVVHCSAGIGRTGCFIATRIGCQQLKTRGEVDILGIVCQLRLDRGGMIQTAEQYQFLHHTLALYAAQLPEEPSP, encoded by the exons ATGGTCCTGGCCTGTGGGGGGCGCTCCAGAGCACAGCCGCTGACCTTGTCTTTGGGGGCAGCCATGACCCAGCCTCCACCCACCAAAGTGCCAGCCAAGAAGCATGTGCGGCTCCAGGAGAG GCGGGGCTCCAATGTGGCTCTGATGCTGGACGTGCGGTCCTTGGGAGCCGTGGAGCCCATCTGCTCAGTGAACACACCCCGGGAGGTCACCCTGCACTTTCTACGCACAGCTGGACACCCCCTTACCCGCTGGGCTCTGCAACACCAACCACCCAGCCCCAAGCAGCTGGAGGAAGAATTCTTG ATTCCTTCAAATTTTGTCAGCCCCGAAGACCTGGATATCCCTGGCCACGCCTCCAAGGACCGATATAAGACCATCTTGCCAA ATCCCCAGAGCCGTGTCTGTCTTGGTCGGGAACAGAGCCAGGAGGATGGAGACTACATTAATGCCAACTACATTCGA GGTTATGATGGGCAGGAGAAGGTCTACATTGCAACCCAAGGCCCCATGCCCAACACAGTGTCGGACTTCTGGGAGATGGTATGGCAAGAAGAAGTATCCACCATTGTCATGCTCACTCAGCTCCGAGAGGGCAAGGAG AAATGTGTCCACTATTGGCCCACAGAAGAGGAAACCTATGGACCCTTCCGGATCCGCATCCAGGACATGAAAGAGCATGCAGAATACACTGTGCGGCAGCTCACCATCCAG CATCAGGAAGAGTGCCGGTCAGTAAAGCACGTCCTCTTCTCTGCCTGGCCTGACCACCAGACTCCAGAATCAGCTCGACCCCTGCTGCGCTTGGTGGCTGAGGTGGAGGAGAGCCCAGAGGAAGCTTCCCACACCAGGCCTATTGTGGTCCACTGCAG TGCAGGGATTGGCCGGACTGGCTGCTTCATCGCCACCCGAATTGGCTGTCAACAGCTGAAGACCCGAGGGGAAGTGGACATTCTGGGCATCGTGTGCCAACTGCGGCTAGACAG AGGGGGTATGATCCAGACTGCAGAGCAATACCAGTTCCTGCATCATACTTTGGCCTTGTATGCAGCCCAGCTGCCCGAGGAGCCCAGCCCCTGA
- the PTPN7 gene encoding tyrosine-protein phosphatase non-receptor type 7 isoform X3, producing the protein MLDVRSLGAVEPICSVNTPREVTLHFLRTAGHPLTRWALQHQPPSPKQLEEEFLKIPSNFVSPEDLDIPGHASKDRYKTILPNPQSRVCLGREQSQEDGDYINANYIRGYDGQEKVYIATQGPMPNTVSDFWEMVWQEEVSTIVMLTQLREGKEKCVHYWPTEEETYGPFRIRIQDMKEHAEYTVRQLTIQHQEECRSVKHVLFSAWPDHQTPESARPLLRLVAEVEESPEEASHTRPIVVHCSAGIGRTGCFIATRIGCQQLKTRGEVDILGIVCQLRLDRGGMIQTAEQYQFLHHTLALYAAQLPEEPSP; encoded by the exons ATGCTGGACGTGCGGTCCTTGGGAGCCGTGGAGCCCATCTGCTCAGTGAACACACCCCGGGAGGTCACCCTGCACTTTCTACGCACAGCTGGACACCCCCTTACCCGCTGGGCTCTGCAACACCAACCACCCAGCCCCAAGCAGCTGGAGGAAGAATTCTTG AAGATTCCTTCAAATTTTGTCAGCCCCGAAGACCTGGATATCCCTGGCCACGCCTCCAAGGACCGATATAAGACCATCTTGCCAA ATCCCCAGAGCCGTGTCTGTCTTGGTCGGGAACAGAGCCAGGAGGATGGAGACTACATTAATGCCAACTACATTCGA GGTTATGATGGGCAGGAGAAGGTCTACATTGCAACCCAAGGCCCCATGCCCAACACAGTGTCGGACTTCTGGGAGATGGTATGGCAAGAAGAAGTATCCACCATTGTCATGCTCACTCAGCTCCGAGAGGGCAAGGAG AAATGTGTCCACTATTGGCCCACAGAAGAGGAAACCTATGGACCCTTCCGGATCCGCATCCAGGACATGAAAGAGCATGCAGAATACACTGTGCGGCAGCTCACCATCCAG CATCAGGAAGAGTGCCGGTCAGTAAAGCACGTCCTCTTCTCTGCCTGGCCTGACCACCAGACTCCAGAATCAGCTCGACCCCTGCTGCGCTTGGTGGCTGAGGTGGAGGAGAGCCCAGAGGAAGCTTCCCACACCAGGCCTATTGTGGTCCACTGCAG TGCAGGGATTGGCCGGACTGGCTGCTTCATCGCCACCCGAATTGGCTGTCAACAGCTGAAGACCCGAGGGGAAGTGGACATTCTGGGCATCGTGTGCCAACTGCGGCTAGACAG AGGGGGTATGATCCAGACTGCAGAGCAATACCAGTTCCTGCATCATACTTTGGCCTTGTATGCAGCCCAGCTGCCCGAGGAGCCCAGCCCCTGA